The proteins below come from a single Jaculus jaculus isolate mJacJac1 chromosome X, mJacJac1.mat.Y.cur, whole genome shotgun sequence genomic window:
- the LOC123456563 gene encoding EKC/KEOPS complex subunit LAGE3-like, whose translation MQEPRGGAGGAVGGGEEEGEHSGRNSPRAPEEQRRSGRSSADEGPNDDDDVREPRGPQDPGNGAAAGNADEAPPPPPPPGEQPPLAFGPGGDAAGACRSRPRNRLLEFSVTVPFRSPLEAQAARRSLISNARRQQMMVQQEFTVDNSTLSVRWTAEDPILFRISINNFLDQLFLVMRNIQHLQWVEGAKRGRGSRPDF comes from the exons ATGCAGGAGCCCCGAGGCGGCGCAGGCGGTGcggtgggaggaggagaagaagaaggagagcatAGTGGGCGCAATAGTCCTCGTGCTCCGGAAGAGCAGCGCCGCTCCGGCCGTTCTTCAGCGGACGAAGGCCCCAACGACGACGACGACGTCCGTGAGCCTCGCGGCCCTCAGGATCCTGGTAACGGGGCTGCGGCGGGCAACGCGGACGAGG cgccgccgccgccgcccccgccggGCGAGCAGCCACCGCTTGCCTTTGGGCCCGGCGGAGATGCTGCCGGGGCGTGCCGAAGTCGACCTCGAAATCGACTCCTGGAGTT CTCTGTTACGGTGCCTTTCCGTTCCCCCCTGGAAGCTCAGGCGGCTCGCAGGTCTTTGATCTCTAATGCTCGGCGCCAGCAAATGATGGTTCAGCAGGAGTTCACAGTGGATAACAGTACCCTGTCTGT TAGGTGGACCGCTGAAGACCCGATTCTCTTCCGAATTTCCATTAACAACTTCCTCGACCAGCTTTTCCTGGTGATGAGGAACATTCAGCATCTACAGTGGGTGGAAGGTGCAAAACGAGGACGTGGAAGTAGGCCTGATTTCTAG